CGGTTTGTTGCAGGCTTATCGCTTCCTTGCCGATAGCCGTGATTTGGCCACCCAAAAACGCTTGTCCAATTTGGATGACCCGTTCAGCGTCTTCCGTTGTCATGGTATCCAAAACTGTGTGGCGGTATGTCCAAAAGGGCTTAACCCGACAAGAGCGATTGGTCATATTCGCAACATGCTTTTACAGAGCGCTACCTAAAGGTAGCGCTTTTCTGCATTTAAACTGGTCAAAAAATTGTCGCGCTAACTGGATGATTTTTTGAATATGTAAGGCTGTTTGCTGCAGCTCAGCGTTGCGGCAACTTAAAAGCGGCGCTTTTAATCACAAGTTGAAAGCGTTTGGTAGCTAACCGCTAGTTGTTGATAGCAGGGGGGATACCCCCAATGATTAAGGTGAGTGGAATGCAAGACAGCATGATGGAGCAATTTTGGAGCACATCTCATATCTCCGGTGGGAACGCTGCTTATGTCGAAGAGCTCTACGACACGTATTTACATAACCCTAATGCCGTTCCTGAAGAATGGCGCAATTATTTTGATCAGTTGCCTCGTGTTAACGGTGTGCTGACTCAAGATACTCCCCACTCGGTCATTCGTGCCCAGTTTGAACAACTCGGCAAGTCTCGCGTTCGCACCGTTACGGTTGCTGGCGGTTCAGTTAGCGCAGAACATGAACAAAAACAAATAAAGGTTCTGCAACTGATTAGTTCTTATCGTTTTCGTGGTCACCAGAAAGCGCAACTCGATCCTCTTGGTTTGATGCAGCGTGACGCTGTACCTGATTTGGAGTTGGGCTTTCACGGTTTGACTAATGCTGATCTGGATACAGTGTTCAATACTGGCACTTTGTTTATCGGCAAAGAGCAGGCAACGCTGCGCGAAATTATTGAAGCGCTTGAAAAGACCTATTGTGGTCACATCGGCGCAGAAATCATGCACATTACTCCTCTGGCAGAGAAGCAATGGCTGCAACAGCGCCTTGAAAGTGTGCGCTCCAATCCTGAGTTCACCAAAGAACAGCGTCTGGCGTTACTTGAGCGCCTGACTGCCGCAGAAGGGCTCGAGCGTCATTTGGACAGTAAATACCCCGGTACCAAACGCTTTGGTCTTGAAGGTGGTGAAAGCTTTATCCCCCTTGTTGATGCCTTGGTTAAGCGCGCGGGTACCTATGGCGCAAAAGAAATTGTGCTAGGTATGGCGCACCGCGGTCGCCTAAATGCTTTGATTAATGTTTTTGGTAAAAGCCCGGCAGAATTATTTGCCGAATTTGATGGCAAGCGTTCGTTGAGTACTTCCGGTGACGTGAAGTATCACTCCGGTTTTTCTTCTAACGTAATGACTCCGGGTGGTGAGTTACATATGGCGATGGCATTTAACCCATCCCATTTGGAAATCGTATCACCGGTAGTAGAAGGCTCTGTGCGTGCTCGTCAGGATCGTCGCAAAGATAAAACCGGTTCCAAAGTCGTTCCGATTGTGGTTCATGGTGATGCGGCTTTTGCGGGCCAAGGCGTGGTTATGGAGACTTTCCAGATGTCTCAAACCCGCGCTTATGGCACCGGCGGAACACTTCATTTGGTGATTAATAACCAGGTAGGTTTTACTACCAACAAACGTGAAGATGCTCGTTCTACCGAGTATTGCACCGATGTTGCCAAGATGATTGAGGCTCCGATTTTTCACGTCAATGGTGATAATCCAGAAGCTGTATTGTTCATTGCCCAGTTGGCAATGGATTATCGCTATGAGTTCAAGAAAGATGTGGTAGTGGATCTGGTATGTTATCGCCGTCGAGGCCATAACGAGACCGATGAACCATCGGCGACCCAGCCCTTGATGTATCAGGTGATTCGCAGTCTAAAGACAACACGTACCCTTTATGCAGAAAAACTCGTTGCTGAAAACGTGTTAACCCAATCTGCCGCAGATGAAATGACGACAAATTACCGTGCGTCACTTGATCGCGGTGAGAATGTAGCAAGTGGTTTGGTTAGCGAGCCGGATCGTAGTCTTTTTGTTGATTGGTCACCCTATATTGGCCATGATTGGCTGACACCAGCCAATACCGGCTGTGAATTAAAGACTTTGCAAGCTGCCGCCAACAAGATGTGTGAAGTGCCCGACGGCGTGGTATTGCAAAAGCAGGTCGAAAAAATTTACGAAGATCGCCGCAAAATGGCAGCAGGTGCATTGCCTCTTAACTGGGGGATGGCTGAAACCTTGGCCTATGCAACTCTCGTTGAGCAAGGCTATCAGGTACGTATGACCGGGCAGGATGTAGGTCGCGGTACTTTTTCGCATCGCCATGCCGTGATTCATAGCCAAAAAGATGGTTCTGCCTATGTGCCATTAGCTAATATGGCGCCAGATCAGCCTTCTTTTGAATTGTTTGATTCTTACCTGTCTGAAGAAGCGGTGCTGGCATTCGAATACGGTTATGCAACTACAGCACCAACAGGGTTGGTGATATGGGAAGCGCAGTTTGGTGACTTTGCAAACGGCGCTCAGGTTGTGATTGACCAGTTTATTACCAGTGGTGAGCACAAGTGGGGCCGTTTGTGTGGCTTGACTATGTTGCTGCCTCACGGTTATGAAGGGCAGGGGCCAGAGCACTCATCTGCACGTCTTGAGCGTTTTATGCAGTTGTGTGCTGAGCACAATATTCAAGTGTGTGTGCCTACTACTCCAGCACAGGTATTCCACATGCTGCGCCGTCAGGCGATTCGCCCGATGCGTCGTCCGCTGGTGGTAATGAGTCCCAAGTCACTTCTGCGTCACAAGTTGGCAACTTCCACACTGGAAGAGCTGGCAAACGGTTCTTTCCAGAACGTTATTGGTGATAACTCTGTTGATCCGGCAAAGGTTGAGCGAGTGATCTTGTGCAGTGGTAAGGTTTATTACACCCTACTCGAAGAAAGAACGGCTCGTCAGCAAGAGAATGTTGCATTAATCCGTTTGGAGCAGTTGTATCCTTTCCCGGAAGAGGAATTGAAGGCGGCCTTGGCTCCATTTACCAAAATCAAAGATATCTTCTGGTGTCAGGAAGAGCCCATGAACCAAGGTGCGTGGTATAGCAGTCAGCACCATATGCGCCATGCCGTTCAAGAGCTCTATGGCCGCGATATGTATCTTGATTATGTGGGTCGTGAAGCATCGGCAGCTCCGGCAGGTGGTTACATGTCGGCGCATATTGAAGAAGAAAAACGTTTTGTGAATAAAGCGCTCACTGTGTGAGTGCTTTTTACTAACTGACTTGATCAAATAAATCCTAGCGCTACAGAGAGATGGAATAGCATGAGTATTGAAATCAAAGCCCCTACCTTCCCTGAATCCGTTGCCGATGGCACGGTAGCAACCTGGCACAAAAAACCAGGTGAAGCCGTTAAGCGCGATGAATTAATTGTTGATATTGAGACCGACAAGGTTGTATTGGAAGTTGTTGCTCCTGCTGATGGCAGCATTGCTGAAATCATTAAAGGCGAAGGCGAGACGGTGCTGAGCAATGAAGTGATTGCCAAGTTCGTAGAGGGTGCTGTCGCTGCCTCTGCACCTGCTGCTGCACCACAGGCTGAGGCTAAAGCAGCTGCTCCAGCCGCCGCTGCAGAAAAACTGGTTAATCCGGCCGCACGCAAGATGGCCGAAGAAAACAATGTGAACACTGCTGTTGTTGCTGGCAGCGGCAAAGATGGCCGTGTTACCAAAGAAGATGTGGCCAACCATTTGAAATCTGCTCCTGCCGCTAGCGCACCAGCCGCTGCGCCAGCACCGGTTGCCGCTATTGAAGCCGTTGGCGATCGCGTTGAGAAGCGCGTTCCTATGACTCGCTTGCGTAAGCGTATTGCTGAGCGTTTGCTGGAGGCATCCAGCACTACTGCTATGCTCACTACCTTCAATGAAGTGAACATGGCGCCAGTAATGGCACTGCGTGCAAAATACAAAGATCAATTTGAAAAGGCTCACAACGGCTCACGTTTGGGCTTTATGAGCTTCTTTGTAAAAGCAGCGGCGGAAGCACTGCGCCGTTTCCCGGTGGTAAATGCCTCTATCGATAATAACGATGTTGTATATCATGGTTATCAGGATATTGGTGTGGCGGTATCGACTGACAAGGGCTTGGTTGTTCCTGTGTTGCGCAATGCAGAAAATATGAGCTTGGCGACCATCGAAAACACTATTCGTGATTTCGGTTTGCGCGCGCGTGACGGCAAGCTTGGTATCGAAGAAATGTCAGGTGGCACTTTCACTATCACTAACGGTGGTGTGTTTGGTTCTCTGCTTTCAACTCCAATTTTGAACCTGCCACAATCAGCAATTCTGGGTATGCACAAGATTCAAGAGCGCCCCATGGCAGTTAATGGCAAAGTAGAAATTCTGCCAATGATGTACTTGGCCTTGTCCTACGACCACCGTTTGCTGGATGGTAAAGAAGCAGTACAGTTCCTTGTGACCATCAAGGATTTGCTGGAAGATCCTGCACGTATTTTGTTAGAAATCTAAACGGTTTTTCTGAAACGCTCTTGGCAACCTAAGAGCGTTTTTTTATGTGAAGGGCTATTGCTCACAAGGTTGTAGCCGACTGTTAATAATTTGGGAACATTGTTATGTCTGAAAAATTTGATGTGGTAGTCATCGGTTCGGGCCCAGCAGGGTACGTTGCCGCTATTCGCGCAGCGCAATTGGGTTTGAAAACTGCGTGTGTTGAGAAGTGGCGCAATGAAGAAGGTAAGGGTGTTAATGGCGGTACTTGCTTGAATGTGGGTTGTATTCCCTCAAAAGCATTGCTGGACAGTTCTTACAAATACCACGAAGCAAAAGACGATTTCGCTATTCACGGCATCACTGCCAGTGGCGTTGAAATCAATGTTCCGTCGATGATCGCGCGCAAAGCGCAAATCGTGAAAAATTTGACTGGCGGTATTGCAGCGCTGTTTAAAGCAAATGGTGTTACTAGCGTTTTTGGTACCGGCAAGTTGTTAGCAGGCCGCAAAGTTGAAGTGACCGACTTTGAAGGTAAGGTTTCTGTACTGGAAGCGGACAACGTCATTCTCGCCTCAGGCTCAAGTCCTATCAATATCCCGGTTGCTCCAGTGGACAATGATGTGATTGTGAACTCTACTGGTGCTCTGGAATTCCAATCTGTTCCTCCTCGTTTGGGTGTAATTGGCGCAGGCGTGATTGGTTTGGAACTGGGTTCTGTATGGAATCGCCTTGGCTCTAAGGTTGTGGTATTGGAAGCACTTGATAGTTTCCTTGCTATCATGGATCAACAAATCGCTAAAGAAACCCAAAAAATCCTTACCAAACAAGGTTTGGATATCCGCACCAGTTCACGTGTCACTGGTTCAAAAGTAAACGGTAAAGAAGTCACCGTGACTTATTTGGATAAAGATGGCAAAGAGCAACAAGAGACTTTTGATAAGTTGATCGTTTGTGTTGGTCGTCGTCCATTTACCGAGAACCTGCTCGCTGCTGACAGCGGTGTAAATCTGGATGAGCGCGGTTTCATTTTTGTGAATGAACAATGCGAAACTAATGCACCGGGTGTATGGGCAATTGGCGACGTAGTGCGTGGCCCAATGTTGGCGCACAAAGGTTCGGAAGAAGGTGTGATGGTTGCTGAGCGTATTGCTGGCCAAAAATCACAAATCAACTACGATATTATTCCAAACGTAATTTATACCCACCCCGAAGTTGCTTCTGTTGGTAAAACAGAAGAGCAAGTTAAAGCCTCAGGTGAACCCTACAATGTAGGTACTTTCCCATTTGCGGCATCTGGCCGTGCTATGGCGGCTAACGAAACCCAAGGGTTGGTGAAAATTATTGCTCATGCCGAAACTGATCGTATCCTTGGTGCCCATATTGTTGGCCCAAGTGCTGCAGATTTGGTTCAGCAAGTGGCGATTGCAATGGAATTCGGTTCCAGTGCGGAAGATTTGGGCATGATGGTGTTTGGTCACCCAACCTTGTCTGAAGCTATCCACGAAGCAGCATTGGCAGTGCATGGCCATGCCATCCACGTAGCCAACAAGAAGAAGCGTTAAGAGAACCATAGAGTCCTCGTTTTTTTAGGCGGTTCCATGCTCACAAGGCATGGAGCCATCGATAACCCAGTTGGCATGCCTATCGATAATTGCATGTCCAACCATCGTCAAATGGAAATACACCATGAATTTGCACGAGTATCAGGGTAAGCAGCTGTTTGCCCAATATGGTTTGCCTGTTTCTAAAGGCATTGCTGCTGCGACCGTTGAAGAGGCTGTTGCTGCCGCAGATCAAATCGGCGGCGATATGTTCGTCGTTAAAGCTCAGGTTCACGCTGGTGGCCGCGGTAAAGCGGGCGGCGTAAAGCTGGTTAAGAGCAAAGAAGATATTCGCGCTTTCGCTGAAAAGTGGTTAGGCAAGAATCTGGTGACTTATCAAACTGATGAGAAAGGCCAGCCTGTTAGCCGTATTCTGGTTGAAACCTGTACCGATATCGCCAAAGAATTGTATTTGGGTGCGGTAGTAGATCGCTCTTCTCGTCGCATTGTGTTCATGGCCTCTACCGAAGGTGGTGTAGAGATCGAGAAAGTAGCGCACGAAACGCCAGAAAAAATTCTCAAAGCAACAATTGATCCTCTGGTTGGTGCTCAGCCTTTCCAAGGCCGCGAATTGGCTTTCAAACTTGGTTTGGAAGGCAAGCAAGTTAATCAATTCGTCAATATTTTCCTCGGCTTGGCCAAACTCTTTAAAGAGAAAGATCTGGCTCTGTTGGAAGTTAACCCACTGGTAATTACTCCAGAAGGTAACTTGCACTGTCTGGACGCCAAGTTGGTAATCGACGGCAACGCGCTGTACCGTCACCCCGAATTGAAAGCAATGCAAGACCCAACCCAGGAAGATGCACGTGAAGCTCACGCTGCAGCTTGGGAATTGAACTACGTTGCTTTGGGTGGCGATATCGGTTGTATGGTAAACGGCGCCGGTTTGGCAATGGGTACCATGGACATCGTTAAGCTGCACGGCGGCCAACCCGCTAACTTCCTCGATGTAGGCGGTGGTGCAACCAAAGAGCGCGTGGTTGAAGCATTCAAAATCATTCTGTCTGATGACAATGTGAAAGCCGTATTCATTAACATCTTCGGCGGTATCGTACGTTGCGACATGATTGCAGAAGGCGTTATCGGTGCAGTGAAAGAAGTTGGCGTAAAAGTCCCTGTTGTTGTTCGTTTGCAAGGTAACAACGCTGAGATCGGTGCGAAAGTGCTGACTGAAAGCGGCCTGAACATCATTGCTGATACTGACTTGACTGGCGCAGCCAAGAAAGTTGTTGCAGCTGCTGCGAATCAATAAGGGGCGAAGAACATGAGCGTTTTAATTAACAAAGACACCAAAGTAATCTGCCAGGGTTTTACTGGCGCACAAGGTACTTTTCACTCTGAACAAGCGATTGCCTACGGCACCAAGATGGTTGGTGGTGTAACTCCCGGCAAAGGTGGTCAAACTCACCTGGGCTTGCCAGTGTTCAACACTGTGAAAGAAGCAGTAGATGCAACTGGTGCTACTGCATCAGTAATCTACGTTCCTGCCGCTTTCTGTAAAGATTCAATCCTTGAAGCTGCCAACGGTGGTATCAAGCTGATCGTATGTATTACGGAAGGTATTCCAACTCTCGATATGCTTGATGCGAAAGTGAAGTGTGACGAGTTGGGCGTGCGTTTGATTGGCCCTAACTGCCCAGGTGTTATCACTCCGGGCGAGTGCAAAATCGGCATTATGCCCGGCCACATTCACAAGCCAGGTAAAGTGGGTATCGTTTCACGTTCAGGCACCTTGACTTACGAAGCGGTTAAGCAAACTACCGACTACGGTTTCGGCCAATCTACTTGCGTAGGTATTGGTGGTGACCCAATTCCAGGCTCTAACTTCATCGACATTTTGAAGTTGTTCCAAGCTGACCCACAAACCGAAGCCATCGTAATGATTGGTGAAATCGGTGGTTCTGCAGAAGAAGAAGCGGCTGCTTACATAAAAGCTAACGTGACCAAGCCTGTTGTGTCTTACATCGCTGGTGTGACTGCACCTGCTGGTAAGCGTATGGGGCACGCTGGTGCGATTATTTCTGGCGGTAAAGGTACTGCTGATGAGAAATTTGCTGCACTGGAAGACGCTGGTGTTAAAACCGTGAAGAGCTTGGCCGACATTGGTAAAGCACTGAAAGAAATCACTGGCTGGTAATTCTTCCTGCTGAGTAATTTCAAAAGGCGATCTTCGGATCGCCTTTTTTATTGTCTAAAAAATATCTATTTGCTGGCAGCGTTAGATTTTTGTGGTGATTGGAAGATCTGTATGGGGCCGCAATTCGTACATGAAAAACCCTTACTGTTTTTCGGTTTTTTATGCGTGCGCTCTGGTGGATAAAACGCGATTTTCGCCTTGATGATAACCCTGCATTACAAGCCGCTTTGGCTAGTTGCACTTACCTTATTCCAGTATTCTTCCTTGAGCCGCGTGTCTATTTAGCGCCGGACGCTTCCGCTTTTCATTTGCAGGCACAGTTGACGGCATTGGCGGATTTGCAGTCTTCACTGCGAGCAATCGGTGCTGAGCTATTGGTCATTAAAGCGGACTTGCCCCAGGGATTTATCGGGTTACAACAGCAGCTTGCGTTTACACACATCTATTCCCATGAAGAAACCGGTGCGGGCATTACTTATCAGCGCGATATTGCAGTGGCGAGATGGTGTAAACAGCAGAATATTATGTGGTACGAGTTTCCTCAATCCGGTGTGATTCGCCGTTTGCGCTCACGTGATAATCGCTCACAAATTATCGCTAAGCGCCTTCTGGACTCTGAACCTCTGCCGCCGCCCACTCATATTCCGCAACCGGATATTCGTCACCTGAACACTAGTGCCATTCCACCCTTGGATGCGCTTGCGCCCGAGCTGTTGGACAAACGCATTCACTGGCCGAGTGTGCAGGTGGTGAGTGAGCGGCGTGCACAGCGCACACTGGATAGTTTTTTACAGGAGCGTTCGCTGCGCTATAGGGGAGGGATTTCATCGCCCAACAAGGCCTTTTTGTGCGGTTCTCGACTATCGCCCCATATTGCCTGGGGCACTGTGAGCCTGCGGCGTATTTTTTTTCGCCTTCATCAGCGCTTGAATGAGTTGGAGGATGAGCAGGAGTCTGGCGTTGACAACTTACTCGCACAGCGCTGGCAAAAAAGCCTGGAGAGTTTTAGTTCGCGATTATTCTGGCGCGACCATTTTGTACAGCGGCTGGAGTCGGCGAGTTATATGGAGTTCAGTGCGCTCAATCCTGCCTATGAGGCTTTGGAATATACACAGGACCCGGCGCGTTTGGCGGCATGGATTAATGGCGAAACCGGGTTTCCCCTGGTTGATGCTTGTATGCGCTGCCTGCAGGCCACCGGTTTTCTGAACTTTCGCATGCGGGCGATGGTAGTTAACTTTGCCTGCTTTGGATTGCATATCCATTGGCGCGATTTGCAGTACCCACTGGCTCGTTTATTCACCGATTACGAGCCAGGTATTCATTTTTCCCAGGTACAAATGCAGGCGGCAATCGTCGGCATCAATACTATTCGTGTTTACAGTCCCCTAAAGCAGTTGATGGATCAGGACCCGGATTGTCAATTTATCAAGCGCTGGGTTCCTGAGTTGCGCCCCTATAGCCCTGAACAAATTGCTTGCCATGAGACTATGCCTTTGCCCGGTTACGTCTTGGCGATGGTCAATGCTGAGCATAATATCCGCATCATGAAAGCGAGAATCAGCCACATTCGTAGTAGCGAGCCTGGCCAAGAGAGCGCCCGACAAGTACTGCTCAAACATGGTTCTCGCTTGAAGCAAAAAGGCCGCAAAACTGGCGGTGCCTCGAGTATCACGGCGCCAGCTATCAACCAAATCGACCTCTTTGGCGATTGATTCCTGTCCTTCCTGTGGGCGCAGTAGTAAGGTGTTGTGCGGTTATTCGTTGTCCCATTACTGTGCTGCTTTTATTGCGCTTACCGCCGTTGCGGTCAGCTGATTTCCCTTCAATCGACCAGAATGCTTTATTTTTCACAAAAAATGTGGACAATTGCGCGCCACTTTACCGTTTCTCCCCAGTCGGGAGAGGACGAGTACTCTAGAAGAGTTTATTGCCATCTGGCGGGTTTTCCCGTTCATCACAAGGGTTGAATCATATTGAATACTTCTGAGCAAGCAGCAGTTTGGTCCGCGCGTACTTCCGCTGAACTCTATGGCATTGATGAGTGGAGTAACGGTTACTTTGGAATATCGCCTGAAGGCGAAGTGGTTGTGCACGCACCCACTGCCGGCGGTGATGCTGGTGTATCCCTGATGGAAATTGTGGATGGTTTGCAGCAGCGTGGATTACAGATGCCGGTATTGTTGCGTGTGGAAAATATCCTCGATTCACGTATCAGCATTCTGAATGATTCCTTTGCCCAAGCGATTGAAGCCAGTGGTTACCAGGGCCATTATCGCGGTGCATTTCCTATTAAAGTCAATCAACAAAGCCATGTGATTGCGGAAATCGCTCGCTTTGGTGAGCGCTACAATCACGGTCTTGAAGCTGGCAGTAAAGCCGAATTAATGATTGCGTTGGCCACACTCACCAACCGCGACAGTTTGATTATTTGTAACGGCTATAAAGATGCCGAATTTATTTCCCTTGGATTGCAAGCGCGCAAGCTGGGTTTCAAATGTTTTTTTGTATTGGAAACTTTGAGTGAATTGCAATCTGTTATTGAACGCAGTCGCGCCCTGAATGTGGAACCGCTGATAGGTGTACGACTAAAACTGTCGACCAAAGTAGAAGGGCACTGGAGTGAAGACAGCGGCGATCGCAGTTTATTCGGCTTGAATACCAATGAACTTGTCAGTGTGATAGACACATTGCGCGATGCTAATTTGTTGCACTGTTTCCAGTTGTTGCACTTCCACCTTGGTTCACAAATTCCCAATATTCGCAGTATTCGCGCAGGTGTGTTGGAAGCTTGCCGTTATTACATTGAATTGGTAGGCGAGGGCGCTCCCCTGGGTTATTTGGATTTGGGCGGCGGCTTGGCAATCGATTATGATGGCACCTGCAGCACCAATGGCCACAGCCGAAATTATTCAGTGCAAGAGTATTGCATTGATGTGGTTGAAGCGATCCAGGAAAGTCTGGATCACCACCATATTCCTCACCCGACGATTGTCACCGAATCGGGGCGCGCTACTGTCGCCCATACCTCGGTGTTGCTGTTCAATATTCTGGATGTCACTCATTTTGAACCCACGGTGATGCCAACCTCGCTGCCTGAGGGTTGCCACGAGATGATTGCCAACCTCTGGCATACCTTGTCGGTAATTCGCGTTGCGAATTTGCAAGAGTCCTATAATGACGTTATTTATTATCGCGATAAAATACGTGATTTATTTCACGCAGGTGATATCAGTTTGCGTCACCGTGTCCTGGGTGAAAATATTTATCTCGCGGCGCTACAAAAAATCGCTGCGCTCTTGCCACACATGAAGCGTATTCCAGCGGAGTTGGAAAGTTTGCCGCAATTACTGGCCGATATTTATTACGGCAATTTCAGTGTGTTTCAATCCTTGCCGGATTCATGGGCGATTGAGCAAATTTTCCCTGTGATGCCAATCCATCGCTTAAACGAAGAGCCAACTCGTCAGGCGATCATTGCCGATCTCACCTGTGACTGCGATGGTAAATTACAAAAGTTTGCTACCTCTGCCGGTGAGTCCTCCACCTTGCCTTTGCACCCGATTAACGCGGGCGAAGAATATTACCTGGGTGTTTTTTTGGTGGGCGCCTACCAAGAAACGCTAGGTGATTTGCACAATTTATTTGGCGATACCAACGTGGCCAGCGTGCGTATCAATGCGGATAAAAGTATTGATTTTGTGCATGAATTACATGGCGACAGTATCGCTGATGTGTTGAGTTACGTGGAGTACAAACCCAACTCTCTCTATGAGCAGTTCCGCAAGACGGCAGAACAAGCTGTGCGTGATGGTGTAATCAGCATTGCTGATCGCCAGCATATGCTTGCTGCTTATTCTGAAAGTTTGCGCGGGTATACCTATTTCGAGAAATAGTTTTTACGACGCCTCATGTCCGCTATTGGCTGCGGATATGTCATTTTTTATTCTGATGGGAGGCCAGTCATGGCAAAAGTATTAATCATTGGTGCAGGTGGTGTTAGCGGAGTTGTAGTGCATAAGTGCGCACAACTGCCTGAAGTGTTTTCAGAAATAGTGTTGGCAAGTCGCACAGAATCCAAGTGCAAGGCCATTGCCGCACAATTAAATCGCCCCATTAAAACCGCACAAGTGGATGCAGACAATGTGCCGCAATTGGTTGCGCTGATTAACGCTGAAAAGCCGGACCTGGTGATTAACGTGGCGCTCCCTTATCAAGACCTGACCATTATGGATGCCTGCCTGGAAACCGGCGTGGACTATTTGGATACCGCCAACTATGAGCCGCTGGATACTGCTAAATTTGAATACTCATGGCAGTGGGCCTATCAGGATAAATTTAAAAATGCCGGTTTAACTGCATTGCTGGGTTCCGGTTTTGATCCCGGTGTTACCAATGTGTATACCGCCTATTTGAAAAAACATTATTTTGATGAGATCCATTATCTGGACATTATCGACTGCAATGCGGGCGATCACGGTTTGCCGTTTGCAACTAACTTTAATCCGGAAATTAATATCCGCGAAGTAACGGCCAATGGTCGTTACTGGGAAAATGGCCAATGGGTGGAAACACCTCCGCTGTCTGTTAATCAGGTGTTTGATTTCCCTGCTGAGATTGGCCCTAAAAAAATCTACATGATGTACCACGAAGAACTTGAGTCTTTAGTGAAACATTTTCCCGACATTAAACGTGCCCGTTTCTGGATGACATTCTCTGACAATTATCTGAAGCATTTGGAGGTGCTGGGTAATGTGGGCATGACTGGCATTGAACCCGTGATGTTTGAAGGCCGTGAAATAGTGCCGCTGCAATTTTTAAAAGCACTCTTGCCCGATCCAGCCAGCCTTGGCCCGCTTACCAAAGGTAAAACCTGTATTGGGTGTTTTGCCCAAGGTGTGAAAGATGGTAAGCCAGTCGCTATGTTTGTATATAACGTTTGCGATCATCAGGAGTGCTATCGCGAGGTGAAATCCCAAGCGATTTCTTACACCACCGGTGT
The nucleotide sequence above comes from Cellvibrio sp. PSBB023. Encoded proteins:
- a CDS encoding FAD-binding domain-containing protein; this encodes MRALWWIKRDFRLDDNPALQAALASCTYLIPVFFLEPRVYLAPDASAFHLQAQLTALADLQSSLRAIGAELLVIKADLPQGFIGLQQQLAFTHIYSHEETGAGITYQRDIAVARWCKQQNIMWYEFPQSGVIRRLRSRDNRSQIIAKRLLDSEPLPPPTHIPQPDIRHLNTSAIPPLDALAPELLDKRIHWPSVQVVSERRAQRTLDSFLQERSLRYRGGISSPNKAFLCGSRLSPHIAWGTVSLRRIFFRLHQRLNELEDEQESGVDNLLAQRWQKSLESFSSRLFWRDHFVQRLESASYMEFSALNPAYEALEYTQDPARLAAWINGETGFPLVDACMRCLQATGFLNFRMRAMVVNFACFGLHIHWRDLQYPLARLFTDYEPGIHFSQVQMQAAIVGINTIRVYSPLKQLMDQDPDCQFIKRWVPELRPYSPEQIACHETMPLPGYVLAMVNAEHNIRIMKARISHIRSSEPGQESARQVLLKHGSRLKQKGRKTGGASSITAPAINQIDLFGD
- the speA gene encoding biosynthetic arginine decarboxylase, whose amino-acid sequence is MNTSEQAAVWSARTSAELYGIDEWSNGYFGISPEGEVVVHAPTAGGDAGVSLMEIVDGLQQRGLQMPVLLRVENILDSRISILNDSFAQAIEASGYQGHYRGAFPIKVNQQSHVIAEIARFGERYNHGLEAGSKAELMIALATLTNRDSLIICNGYKDAEFISLGLQARKLGFKCFFVLETLSELQSVIERSRALNVEPLIGVRLKLSTKVEGHWSEDSGDRSLFGLNTNELVSVIDTLRDANLLHCFQLLHFHLGSQIPNIRSIRAGVLEACRYYIELVGEGAPLGYLDLGGGLAIDYDGTCSTNGHSRNYSVQEYCIDVVEAIQESLDHHHIPHPTIVTESGRATVAHTSVLLFNILDVTHFEPTVMPTSLPEGCHEMIANLWHTLSVIRVANLQESYNDVIYYRDKIRDLFHAGDISLRHRVLGENIYLAALQKIAALLPHMKRIPAELESLPQLLADIYYGNFSVFQSLPDSWAIEQIFPVMPIHRLNEEPTRQAIIADLTCDCDGKLQKFATSAGESSTLPLHPINAGEEYYLGVFLVGAYQETLGDLHNLFGDTNVASVRINADKSIDFVHELHGDSIADVLSYVEYKPNSLYEQFRKTAEQAVRDGVISIADRQHMLAAYSESLRGYTYFEK
- a CDS encoding saccharopine dehydrogenase family protein, with the translated sequence MAKVLIIGAGGVSGVVVHKCAQLPEVFSEIVLASRTESKCKAIAAQLNRPIKTAQVDADNVPQLVALINAEKPDLVINVALPYQDLTIMDACLETGVDYLDTANYEPLDTAKFEYSWQWAYQDKFKNAGLTALLGSGFDPGVTNVYTAYLKKHYFDEIHYLDIIDCNAGDHGLPFATNFNPEINIREVTANGRYWENGQWVETPPLSVNQVFDFPAEIGPKKIYMMYHEELESLVKHFPDIKRARFWMTFSDNYLKHLEVLGNVGMTGIEPVMFEGREIVPLQFLKALLPDPASLGPLTKGKTCIGCFAQGVKDGKPVAMFVYNVCDHQECYREVKSQAISYTTGVPAMIGAKMILEGKWKKPGVWNMEQYDPDPFMDDLNKYGLPWQVVEVDPRAING